A genomic stretch from Lathyrus oleraceus cultivar Zhongwan6 chromosome 2, CAAS_Psat_ZW6_1.0, whole genome shotgun sequence includes:
- the LOC127118270 gene encoding AT-hook motif nuclear-localized protein 20 produces the protein MANRWWDGRTTEANPNPVEGENQTGSNRVVLRREQEFMESNTNNSNSNVTPTMSNNSTVNVNGEDENNNDRDGDDQNTGSGRRPRGRPPGSKNKPKPPVVITKETPNALRSHILEIASGSDVAESISTFANRRHRGVSVLSGTGVVTNVTLRQPTAPGGIIALQGRFDILSLSGAFLPPPSPPEATGLTVYLAGVQGQVVGGLVVGALVASGPVMVVAATFANATYERLPLEDDQGEEENMGQEVNNTRNIINNNDGGGASGSLSVTGSASGSGATTSHGLGEFNMNPNLMNGGGHNVGHGHGHDMFWRPPPPPY, from the coding sequence ATGGCGAATCGGTGGTGGGATGGAAGAACCACGGAGGCAAACCCGAACCCGGTTGAAGGAGAGAACCAAACCGGTTCGAACCGGGTCGTGTTACGAAGAGAGCAAGAGTTCATGGAAAGCAACACCAACAACAGTAACAGTAACGTTACTCCAACGATGAGTAACAACAGCACCGTCAACGTTAACGGCGAAGACGAAAACAACAATGACCGTGACGGCGACGACCAGAACACCGGAAGCGGACGCCGTCCACGCGGCCGACCTCCAGGTTCGAAGAACAAACCGAAACCGCCGGTGGTGATAACGAAAGAAACACCAAACGCTCTTCGTAGCCACATCTTGGAAATCGCCAGTGGAAGCGATGTTGCTGAGAGTATTTCCACTTTTGCCAACCGTCGTCACCGCGGTGTTTCGGTTCTCAGCGGCACCGGCGTTGTTACCAATGTGACTCTCCGGCAACCGACAGCTCCGGGAGGTATCATTGCTCTTCAGGGGAGGTTTGACATTCTGTCACTCTCCGGAGCTTTTTTGCCTCCGCCGTCTCCACCGGAGGCGACCGGGCTGACGGTCTATCTCGCGGGAGTGCAAGGGCAGGTTGTGGGAGGATTGGTGGTCGGAGCGCTGGTTGCGTCAGGACCAGTGATGGTTGTTGCTGCTACTTTTGCTAATGCTACTTATGAGAGGCTACCATTGGAAGATGACCAAGGAGAAGAGGAAAACATGGGACAAGAGGTTAATAATACTCGCAATATTATTAACAACAATGATGGTGGTGGTGCTTCTGGTTCTTTGTCTGTTACTGGTTCTGCAAGTGGAAGTGGTGCAACAACATCTCATGGATTAGGCGAATTCAATATGAATCCGAATTTGATGAATGGTGGTGGACACAATGTGGGACACGGACACGGACATGATATGTTCTGGCGTCCGCCTCCACCACCTTATTAA